A region from the Manihot esculenta cultivar AM560-2 chromosome 13, M.esculenta_v8, whole genome shotgun sequence genome encodes:
- the LOC110629063 gene encoding probable pectinesterase/pectinesterase inhibitor 51, which produces MTAGSNTTTRPKSKCLLFTTIASLLLLPLLAIIPFFALRHKISHPYSPKSFSRLLVQVADIQLACQATRHPETCQTSLSQSNLLPPNPTPLQIIQSALWVSSQNLTIAQSMVKSLLGGATGNQDLTSVAKFCLDLLGFSQYRISATNDTLPLGKTKTLRAWMSAALAYQSDCYGGLSFQGGNSQEVNETKAFLEDLIGLSSNALSMIVSYDLYGNDTRLWRPPKTERDGFWEEPKVGSEMGLSVKFPPNLKSDVTVCKNSSRGCYKTVQEAVNEAPSNAVERKFVIHIKKGVYEEIVRVPSEKKNVVFIGDGMGKTIITGSLSVGQPGVTTYESATVGVIGDGFMASGITFQNAAGPPTRQAVAFRSESDQSYIENCEFLGNQDTLYAHSLRQFYKSCRIQGNVDFIFGNSAAFFQDCEILISPRQENPEKGETNVVTAQGRTDPAQSTGFVFLNCSINGTAEYMALYEKNPEVHRSYLGRPWKEYSRVVYIDSKFEAVITADGWLPWSGDFALDTLYYGEYKNSGPGSNLSERVSWSNQIPEEHINTYSIQNFIQGEEWLPSL; this is translated from the exons ATGACAGCAGGTAGCAACACCACTACCAGACCGAAATCCAAGTGCCTGCTTTTCACCACCATTGCTTCTCTCCTGCTTTTGCCTCTCCTCGCAATCATCCCCTTCTTTGCCCTCCGTCATAAAATTTCGCATCCCTATTCTCCAAAATCATTTTCACGCCTACTAGTACAGGTTGCTGACATCCAGTTAGCCTGCCAAGCCACACGACACCCAGAAACCTGTCAAACTTCTCTTTCTCAGTCCAATCTTCTCCCTCCCAACCCAACCCCACTTCAAATTATCCAATCTGCATTATGGGTCtcctcccaaaacctcacaatTGCACAATCAATGGTGAAATCCCTCCTAGGAGGCGCCACCGGTAACCAAGACCTCACTAGCGTCGCTAAATTTTGTTTGGATCTTCTGGGTTTTTCCCAGTACCGCATTTCAGCGACGAATGATACATTGCCACTTGGTAAGACCAAAACTCTTCGTGCTTGGATGAGTGCGGCCTTGGCTTACCAGTCCGATTGTTATGGAGGACTGAGTTTCCAAGGGGGGAACTCGCAGGAAGTCAATGAAACGAAAGcgtttcttgaagatttgattGGACTCAGTAGCAACGCTTTAAGCATGATCGTCTCCTACGATTTGTATGGCAACGATACCCGGTTATGGCGACCGCCAAAAACTGAACGGGATGGGTTCTGGGAGGAGCCAAAGGTGGGCAGTGAAATGGGGTTGAGCGTTAAGTTTCCGCCAAATCTGAAATCAGACGTCACGGTGTGTAAGAACAGCAgcagaggatgttacaaaacGGTACAGGAAGCCGTAAATGAAGCTCCCAGTAATGCGGTGGAGCGTAAATTTGTGATACATATAAAGAAGGGAGTTTACGAGGAGATCGTCAGGGTTCCGTCTGAGAAGAAAAACGTAGTGTTTATAGGGGATGGAATGGGGAAAACGATCATTACTGGATCACTGAGCGTTGGCCAGCCTGGTGTCACTACGTATGAGTCTGCTACTGTTG GTGTTATTGGTGATGGGTTCATGGCTAGTGGCATCACATTCCAAAACGCAGCAGGACCTCCCACTCGCCAAGCAGTAGCCTTTAGATCAGAAAGTGATCAATCATACATCGAGAACTGTGAATTCCTTGGCAATCAAGACACTTTATATGCTCATTCCCTTCGCCAATTCTATAAATCATGTCGCATTCAGGGAAACGTGGATTTCATTTTTGGAAACTCAGCTGCATTTTTCCAGGATTGCGAAATCTTAATCAGTCCCAGGCAAGAAAATCCAGAAAAAGGTGAAACAAATGTAGTCACAGCACAAGGCAGGACAGATCCTGCACAATCAACAGGTTTTGTGTTCCTAAATTGTTCGATCAATGGCACAGCAGAATACATGGCTTTATACGAAAAGAATCCTGAAGTTCACAGGAGTTACTTGGGAAGGCCATGGAAGGAATACTCAAGAGTTGTGTACATAGATAGTAAGTTTGAAGCTGTCATTACAGCAGATGGATGGTTGCCTTGGAGTGGTGATTTCGCACTTGATACACTGTACTATGGAGAATACAAGAATTCTGGACCAGGTTCAAATTTGTCTGAGAGAGTATCTTGGAGTAATCAGATTCCAGAAGAGCACATAAATACATATTCGATACAGAATTTCATTCAAGGAGAAGAGTGGTTGCCCAGTTTATGA